Proteins encoded by one window of Mercenaria mercenaria strain notata chromosome 4, MADL_Memer_1, whole genome shotgun sequence:
- the LOC123553373 gene encoding putative nuclease HARBI1, with translation MADIFETNHRQPRQFRRIDRQLTDFDDEELRKRYRFSSDNIDRLVRLLQHRLERRTQRNRPLTPPQQVMIALRFYASGNFLQVIGDTFGVDVATVSRTVTDVMDALFDLKDRVIRFPKTNIE, from the coding sequence atggccgacatCTTTGAAACTAACCACAGACAACCGCGACAGTTTCGACGAATTGACCGACAGCTTACTGACTTTGACGATGAGGAATTACGAAAACGATACAGATTTTCGTCGGACAACATTGACAGACTTGTACGGCTGTTACAACACCGACTGGAACGGCGGACTCAACGGAACCGACCCCTGACACCACCTCAACAGGTTATGATTGCCCTACGCTTTTATGCGTCCGGCAATTTCTTACAGGTCATCGGTGATACGTTTGGAGTTGACGTGGCAACCGTATCGCGGACAGTGACGGACGTTATGGACGCATTATTTGACTTGAAGGACAGGGTCATCAGATTTCCAAAAACAAACATTGAATAA